Proteins encoded in a region of the Anopheles stephensi strain Indian unplaced genomic scaffold, UCI_ANSTEP_V1.0 ucontig377, whole genome shotgun sequence genome:
- the LOC118516695 gene encoding uncharacterized transmembrane protein DDB_G0289901-like isoform X1 yields the protein MMQRRGGLAPAAVLSQQQPQQPQQQQQQQQPHHPPPRSEPATTVAASQSKDNAVSSRHGGQHLKKSSSSSDTGGGSNAGSNAATGASGGSASVGGPGSGGSSSKRTHGTGSSTMGNTHQDTDHHPGDNGTVAGGLSSSGTSTSSKDKDEDDIYEFKSTPKDSSSSSSDEKESGGGTSNKKGPSSAGEKSAGENDKQSAGSSHHDNESQQDHGRDGSSGASGPSRDDSQAQRSTLQQSGSDAGEKQAQKDGQSNGTSAGSSSSSAVASGAGAIGSSDHGAGAAAGSASGGNTTGGNGTGAERSSATVGSSGGLSTTTPSSSSSSSGVPKRPFAELNDGADESSGGTTNEDETKRKKRKEIDPLGGLGGVGSGAGKDTSSTSSASGATSGSGGGSASSTSSGKASGGSSTGGNRGSTPRQEKGTKSTGVPSAKTLGLSGKSALDRKSPCASPKPSQGGGVAGSGGSSASGANASSSSTGAGAGSSGSSGVSSAGASSAAGKGGSSGTSSSNDSDGESGSNATMGTEDGVGGKNGGEAGFGGSSGGGPKVPPLKIVIPQQSTTGDTEVGGNTRNGKNASTRNHAALPYVVASSNSNDSTADKESTSSRSASPADSKSSDEKNPSQGGSTKDERTQQRVLRSSHRGGNGGNSNSSTKDGNTSGVDRSNNSSPQMQQQGNSGSPSPLSNASGCDTAERGIGGTAGTNAADGGRSGSTQTNSPGSGSGSAAGAVGDGDNGTVAGSGGASGPGSNGNPKSPSGGVSGATGGGGSTGGGSGPSGSLTGSSTGGGSGDNNGAGTGSTTGTASTGAGVGPPSTSGNGPNASNANSSGSSGNGTPSTGGQSATTGTGSGSTQSQTTGTGTAQSTNSSSSTSSSSSSSSSSSTSESSVHPRKRKIKTSKEQSSTSSSSSASAGAAGAAGSGAASGTTAPSSATTSSSATSGTGAAAADEKKEPREGTPDVHPHDQPITNCYQMYLNIRKQIERRQKSLFPVQPKPPQGFKDYLMNRCTYALAGKTPTEPNVQVPATLPASLKEMFQAQEKERHKLRMQHIVEKEKLVLAVEQEILRVHGRAARALANQSLPFSVCTILKDEEVYNIITPEQEEKDRNARSRYNGRLFLSWLQDVDDKWEKIKEAMLLRHHNEAESLHAVQKMDWEWKMKEHLLCEFKAKPIIDDTYVPMVNVNDDFDLLPA from the exons ACAATGCCGTTTCCTCCCGGCACGGTGGACAGCATTTGAAGAAATCATCATCTTCCTCCGATACCGGTGGGGGCAGTAACGCGGGCAGCAACGCCGCTACCGGTGCAAGCGGTGGATCGGCGTCCGTCGGTGGGCCCGGATCCggtggcagcagtagcaaacgAACGCACGGCACGGGCAGCAGCACGATGGGCAACACCCACCAGGACACGGATCATCATCCGGGCGACAATGGTACCGTTGCCGGCGGTCTGAGCAGTTCCGGCACTTCTACCTCGAGCAAGGATAAAGACGAGGACGATATTTACGAGTTTAAATCCACGCCGAAAGATTCTAGCTCGAGCTCGAGCGACGAAAAGGAAAGTGGTGGCGGTACGTCCAACAAGAAGGGACCATCATCGGCGGGGGAAAAATCGGCTGGCGAGAATGATAAGCAATCGGCGGGCTCGTCGCACCATGACAATGAATCACAACAGGACCACGGACGCGATGGATCGTCTGGCGCGTCTGGACCGTCCCGGGACGATTCGCAAGCGCAACGCTCGACACTGCAACAATCCGGATCGGATGCAGGTGAAAAGCAGGCGCAAAAGGACGGACAATCGAACGGGACATCCGCCGgctcgtcgtcatcgtccgcggttgcttccggtgctggCGCGATCGGGTCGTCCGATCATGGAGCGGGTGCCGCTGCTGGTTCCGCCAGCGGTGGCAATACAACCGGTGGTAACGGTACGGGTGCCGAGCGTTCCAGTGCTACCGTTGGATCATCCGGCGGCTTATCAACCACAACACCCtcttcctcgtcctcctcctccggcGTTCCGAAGCGTCCCTTTGCTGAGCTAAACGATGGGGCAGACGAAAGCTCTGGCGGAACTACGAACGAGGACGAAACGAAGCGTAAGAAACGTAAGGAAATCGATCCGCTCGGCGGGCTGGGCGGTGTTGGTAGTGGTGCCGGCAAGGATACCTCTTCCACGTCTTCCGCTTCTGGTGCTACGTCCGGCAGTGGAGGTGGATCCGCTTCGTCCACTTCGTCGGGTAAAGCGAGCGGCGGCAGTAGTACGGGTGGAAATCGGGGCTCAACACCCCGCCAGGAGAAGGGCACAAAATCGACCGGCGTACCATCGGCCAAAACGCTCGGACTGTCCGGCAAGAGTGCGTTGGATCGGAAAAGTCCTTGCGCTAGCCCGAAACCTTCGCAGGGTGGTGGTGTGGCTGGGTCGGGTGGCAGCAGTGCGAGCGGTGCAAATGCATCCTCATCGTCCACCGGAGCTGGCGCTGGTAGCAGTGGTAGTAGTGGTGTGTCGTCCGCTGGAGCTTCTTCAGCGGCGGGAAAGGGTGGATCATCAGgtacgagcagcagcaacgataGTGACGGCGAGAGTGGTAGCAATGCCACGATGGGGACGGAGGATGGCGTCGGGGGGAAGAATGGTGGGGAGGCTGGATTTGGTGGCAGTTCCGGCGGGGGTCCGAAAGTTCCACCGCTGAAGATTGTCATCCCGCAGCAGAGTACAACCGGTGATACGGAGGTCGGTGGGAATACGAGGAATGGAAAGAATGCGTCAACGAGAAATCATGCCGCACTACCGTACGTGGTGGCGTCCTCCAATAG CAACGATTCCACGGCGGACAAGGAAAGCACCTCGTCGCGCAGTGCCAGCCCGGCCGACTCGAAAAGCTCGGACGAGAAAAACCCATCGCAGGGCGGCAGCACCAAGGACGAACGCACCCAGCAACGTGTCCTGCGCAGCTCGCACCGCGGTGGCAACGGTGGCAATAGCAACAGCTCCACCAAGGATGGCAACACGTCCGGCGTCGACCGTTCGAACAATTCCTCGCCCCagatgcagcagcagggcAACAGTGGTTCACCCTCGCCGCTGTCCAACGCCAGTGGATGTGATACGGCGGAAAGGGGCATCGGTGGAACGGCCGGCACGAACGCAGCGGATGGCGGTCGATCCGGTTcgacacaaacaaacagtccCGGGAGCGGTAGTGGGTCTGCAGCAGGAGCTGTGGGAGATGGTGATAACGGAACGGTGGCTGGTAGTGGGGGTGCCTCTGGGCCGGGTTCGAATGGTAACCCGAAAAGTCCTTCCGGTGGTGTGAGTGGAGCAACTGGCGGAGGAGGATCAACAGGAGGAGGTAGTGGTCCGAGTGGTTCATTGACTGGAAGTTCCACCGGCGGTGGATCGGGTGATAATAATGGCGCTGGGACGGGAAGCACCACCGGTACAGCTAGCACCGGTGCCGGTGTCGGTCCCCCGTCCACTTCCGGCAACGGACCGAATGCATCCAATGCCAACAGTTCCGGATCTTCCGGCAATGGGACACCATCAACCGGTGGACAGTCGGCAACAACCGGCACCGGCAGTGGATCAACACAATCGCAAACCACTGGCACGGGTACGGCCCAAAGCACCAACTCATCGTCCTCcacttcctcctcctcttcctcgtcCTCGTCATCCTCCACATCGGAATCTTCCGTCCATCCACGCAAGCGTAAGATTAAAACGAGCAAAGAACAATCTTCcacctcgtcgtcgtcctctGCTTCGGCCGGTGCTGCCGGTGCGGCCGGATCCGGTGCAGCCTCCGGCACGACGGCACCGTCCAGCGCCACTACTTCCTCGTCGGCAACGTCCGGCACCGGTGCGGCCGCAGCCGACGAGAAGAAGGAACCGCGCGAAGGAACGCCCGACGTTCATCCGCACGATCAACCGATCACGAACTGTTACCAGATGTATCTGAACATCCGCAAGCAGATCGAGCGCCGTCAGAAGAGTCTGTTCCCGGTGCAACCGAAGCCGCCGCAAGGCTTCAAGGACTATCTGATGAACCGCTGCACGTACGCGCTGGCCGGTAAAACACCGACCGAGCCGAACGTCCAGGTGCCGGCCACACTGCCCGCCTCGCTCAAGGAAATGTTCCAGGCGCAGGAGAAGGAACGGCACAAGCTCCGCATGCAGCACATCGTCGAGAAGGAGAAGCTTGTGCTGGCGGTCGAGCAGGAGATACTGCGCGTGCACGGCCGTGCGGCACGGGCCCTCGCCAACCAATCGCTCCCATTCTCCGTCTGTACGATCCTGAAGGATGAAGAGGTGTACAACATCATAACGCCCGAGCAGGAGGAAAAGGACCGGAACGCCCGCAGCCGGTACAATGGGCGGCTGTTTCTGAGCTGGCTGCAGGATGTGGACGACAAGTGGGAAAAGATCAAGGAAGCGATGCTGTTGCGCCACCACAACGAGGCGGAAAGCTTGCACGCGGTCCAGAAGATGGACTGGGAGTGGAAGATGAAGGAGCATTTGCTGTGCGAGTTTAAGGCGAAACCGATCATCGACGATACGTACGTGCCGATGGTGAACGTGAACGATGACTTCGATCTGCTACCGGCTTAG
- the LOC118516697 gene encoding probable malonyl-CoA-acyl carrier protein transacylase, mitochondrial, with protein MLFRAFHRKLHRTLRQLGTDAKVPPVGTEKVKELLENAATFEDIQSAEGTDGEWATLPYVAGTYINRDQSKKAVRPKIDPRETNVILFPGQGTQYVGMGSKLLKFPGARDIFALANEVLGYDLLKICIEGPKSKLDQTKYCQPAVMVTSLAALEQLREERPNAIENCFATAGFSLGELTALVFAGAIPFDKGLRLVQIRAEAMQLASQQAKGGMATVLFGADGRIGEACKEAQNWCIEKGIESPDCRVANYLYPGCKVLAGNEEALQFLEANAKRFNIRRIKRLPVSGAFHTELMQSAVEPFAAALRKIRVEEPLINVHSNVDGKCYKSAGHIVGQLPKQIVRPVKWEQTLHIMYERKQGEHFPRTFECGPGRGLKAILKQVNAKAWDTTLNVEA; from the coding sequence ATGTTATTTCGTGCATTTCATCGCAAACTACACCGTACGCTCCGACAGCTCGGAACCGATGCCAAAGTCCCACCCGTTGGTACGGAGAAGGTGAAGGAACTGCTGGAAAATGCGGCCACCTTCGAGGACATACAATCGGCAGAAGGAACGGATGGCGAGTGGGCCACACTTCCGTACGTGGCCGGCACCTACATAAACCGCGACCAGTCCAAAAAAGCCGTTCGACCAAAGATAGATCCACGCGAAACGAACGTGATTCTGTTTCCCGGCCAGGGCACACAGTACGTGGGGATGGGCTCGAAGTTGCTAAAGTTCCCGGGCGCTCGTGACATTTTTGCCCTAGCGAACGAGGTGCTAGGATACGATCTGCTTAAAATCTGCATCGAAGGACCGAAAAGTAAGCTCGATCAAACGAAATACTGCCAGCCGGCCGTGATGGTAACATCGCTGGCCGCTCTCGAACAGCTGCGCGAGGAACGCCCGAACGCGATTGAAAATTGCTTCGCAACGGCTGGCTTCAGTTTGGGCGAACTGACCGCACTCGTGTTCGCCGGTGCGATACCCTTCGACAAGGGGCTTCGGTTGGTGCAGATCCGGGCGGAAGCCATGCAACTTGCCAGCCAGCAGGCGAAGGGTGGCATGGCAACGGTACTGTTCGGAGCGGATGGACGCATTGGGGAGGCATGCAAGGAGGCACAAAACTGGTGCATCGAGAAGGGTATCGAAAGTCCGGACTGCCGGGTCGCGAACTATCTCTATCCCGGCTGCAAGGTGCTGGCCGGCAATGAGGAAGCACTACAATTCCTCGAAGCGAATGCGAAACGGTTCAACATACGCCGGATAAAGCGGCTTCCGGTAAGCGGCGCATTCCACACCGAGCTGATGCAATCGGCCGTGGAACCGTTTGCTGCGGCGTTGCGGAAAATTCGCGTCGAAGAGCCACTCATCAATGTGCACTCGAACGTGGACGGGAAGTGTTACAAGAGTGCGGGCCACATTGTGGGCCAGCTGCCGAAGCAGATTGTACGGCCAGTTAAGTGGGAGCAAACGCTGCACATCATGTACGAACGGAAGCAGGGCGAACATTTTCCGCGCACGTTCGAGTGTGGACCCGGGCGAGGGTTGAAGGCGATCCTGAAGCAGGTGAATGCGAAGGCATGGGACACGACGCTGAATGTGGAAGCGTAG
- the LOC118516695 gene encoding uncharacterized transmembrane protein DDB_G0289901-like isoform X2, with the protein MGNTHQDTDHHPGDNGTVAGGLSSSGTSTSSKDKDEDDIYEFKSTPKDSSSSSSDEKESGGGTSNKKGPSSAGEKSAGENDKQSAGSSHHDNESQQDHGRDGSSGASGPSRDDSQAQRSTLQQSGSDAGEKQAQKDGQSNGTSAGSSSSSAVASGAGAIGSSDHGAGAAAGSASGGNTTGGNGTGAERSSATVGSSGGLSTTTPSSSSSSSGVPKRPFAELNDGADESSGGTTNEDETKRKKRKEIDPLGGLGGVGSGAGKDTSSTSSASGATSGSGGGSASSTSSGKASGGSSTGGNRGSTPRQEKGTKSTGVPSAKTLGLSGKSALDRKSPCASPKPSQGGGVAGSGGSSASGANASSSSTGAGAGSSGSSGVSSAGASSAAGKGGSSGTSSSNDSDGESGSNATMGTEDGVGGKNGGEAGFGGSSGGGPKVPPLKIVIPQQSTTGDTEVGGNTRNGKNASTRNHAALPYVVASSNSNDSTADKESTSSRSASPADSKSSDEKNPSQGGSTKDERTQQRVLRSSHRGGNGGNSNSSTKDGNTSGVDRSNNSSPQMQQQGNSGSPSPLSNASGCDTAERGIGGTAGTNAADGGRSGSTQTNSPGSGSGSAAGAVGDGDNGTVAGSGGASGPGSNGNPKSPSGGVSGATGGGGSTGGGSGPSGSLTGSSTGGGSGDNNGAGTGSTTGTASTGAGVGPPSTSGNGPNASNANSSGSSGNGTPSTGGQSATTGTGSGSTQSQTTGTGTAQSTNSSSSTSSSSSSSSSSSTSESSVHPRKRKIKTSKEQSSTSSSSSASAGAAGAAGSGAASGTTAPSSATTSSSATSGTGAAAADEKKEPREGTPDVHPHDQPITNCYQMYLNIRKQIERRQKSLFPVQPKPPQGFKDYLMNRCTYALAGKTPTEPNVQVPATLPASLKEMFQAQEKERHKLRMQHIVEKEKLVLAVEQEILRVHGRAARALANQSLPFSVCTILKDEEVYNIITPEQEEKDRNARSRYNGRLFLSWLQDVDDKWEKIKEAMLLRHHNEAESLHAVQKMDWEWKMKEHLLCEFKAKPIIDDTYVPMVNVNDDFDLLPA; encoded by the exons ATGGGCAACACCCACCAGGACACGGATCATCATCCGGGCGACAATGGTACCGTTGCCGGCGGTCTGAGCAGTTCCGGCACTTCTACCTCGAGCAAGGATAAAGACGAGGACGATATTTACGAGTTTAAATCCACGCCGAAAGATTCTAGCTCGAGCTCGAGCGACGAAAAGGAAAGTGGTGGCGGTACGTCCAACAAGAAGGGACCATCATCGGCGGGGGAAAAATCGGCTGGCGAGAATGATAAGCAATCGGCGGGCTCGTCGCACCATGACAATGAATCACAACAGGACCACGGACGCGATGGATCGTCTGGCGCGTCTGGACCGTCCCGGGACGATTCGCAAGCGCAACGCTCGACACTGCAACAATCCGGATCGGATGCAGGTGAAAAGCAGGCGCAAAAGGACGGACAATCGAACGGGACATCCGCCGgctcgtcgtcatcgtccgcggttgcttccggtgctggCGCGATCGGGTCGTCCGATCATGGAGCGGGTGCCGCTGCTGGTTCCGCCAGCGGTGGCAATACAACCGGTGGTAACGGTACGGGTGCCGAGCGTTCCAGTGCTACCGTTGGATCATCCGGCGGCTTATCAACCACAACACCCtcttcctcgtcctcctcctccggcGTTCCGAAGCGTCCCTTTGCTGAGCTAAACGATGGGGCAGACGAAAGCTCTGGCGGAACTACGAACGAGGACGAAACGAAGCGTAAGAAACGTAAGGAAATCGATCCGCTCGGCGGGCTGGGCGGTGTTGGTAGTGGTGCCGGCAAGGATACCTCTTCCACGTCTTCCGCTTCTGGTGCTACGTCCGGCAGTGGAGGTGGATCCGCTTCGTCCACTTCGTCGGGTAAAGCGAGCGGCGGCAGTAGTACGGGTGGAAATCGGGGCTCAACACCCCGCCAGGAGAAGGGCACAAAATCGACCGGCGTACCATCGGCCAAAACGCTCGGACTGTCCGGCAAGAGTGCGTTGGATCGGAAAAGTCCTTGCGCTAGCCCGAAACCTTCGCAGGGTGGTGGTGTGGCTGGGTCGGGTGGCAGCAGTGCGAGCGGTGCAAATGCATCCTCATCGTCCACCGGAGCTGGCGCTGGTAGCAGTGGTAGTAGTGGTGTGTCGTCCGCTGGAGCTTCTTCAGCGGCGGGAAAGGGTGGATCATCAGgtacgagcagcagcaacgataGTGACGGCGAGAGTGGTAGCAATGCCACGATGGGGACGGAGGATGGCGTCGGGGGGAAGAATGGTGGGGAGGCTGGATTTGGTGGCAGTTCCGGCGGGGGTCCGAAAGTTCCACCGCTGAAGATTGTCATCCCGCAGCAGAGTACAACCGGTGATACGGAGGTCGGTGGGAATACGAGGAATGGAAAGAATGCGTCAACGAGAAATCATGCCGCACTACCGTACGTGGTGGCGTCCTCCAATAG CAACGATTCCACGGCGGACAAGGAAAGCACCTCGTCGCGCAGTGCCAGCCCGGCCGACTCGAAAAGCTCGGACGAGAAAAACCCATCGCAGGGCGGCAGCACCAAGGACGAACGCACCCAGCAACGTGTCCTGCGCAGCTCGCACCGCGGTGGCAACGGTGGCAATAGCAACAGCTCCACCAAGGATGGCAACACGTCCGGCGTCGACCGTTCGAACAATTCCTCGCCCCagatgcagcagcagggcAACAGTGGTTCACCCTCGCCGCTGTCCAACGCCAGTGGATGTGATACGGCGGAAAGGGGCATCGGTGGAACGGCCGGCACGAACGCAGCGGATGGCGGTCGATCCGGTTcgacacaaacaaacagtccCGGGAGCGGTAGTGGGTCTGCAGCAGGAGCTGTGGGAGATGGTGATAACGGAACGGTGGCTGGTAGTGGGGGTGCCTCTGGGCCGGGTTCGAATGGTAACCCGAAAAGTCCTTCCGGTGGTGTGAGTGGAGCAACTGGCGGAGGAGGATCAACAGGAGGAGGTAGTGGTCCGAGTGGTTCATTGACTGGAAGTTCCACCGGCGGTGGATCGGGTGATAATAATGGCGCTGGGACGGGAAGCACCACCGGTACAGCTAGCACCGGTGCCGGTGTCGGTCCCCCGTCCACTTCCGGCAACGGACCGAATGCATCCAATGCCAACAGTTCCGGATCTTCCGGCAATGGGACACCATCAACCGGTGGACAGTCGGCAACAACCGGCACCGGCAGTGGATCAACACAATCGCAAACCACTGGCACGGGTACGGCCCAAAGCACCAACTCATCGTCCTCcacttcctcctcctcttcctcgtcCTCGTCATCCTCCACATCGGAATCTTCCGTCCATCCACGCAAGCGTAAGATTAAAACGAGCAAAGAACAATCTTCcacctcgtcgtcgtcctctGCTTCGGCCGGTGCTGCCGGTGCGGCCGGATCCGGTGCAGCCTCCGGCACGACGGCACCGTCCAGCGCCACTACTTCCTCGTCGGCAACGTCCGGCACCGGTGCGGCCGCAGCCGACGAGAAGAAGGAACCGCGCGAAGGAACGCCCGACGTTCATCCGCACGATCAACCGATCACGAACTGTTACCAGATGTATCTGAACATCCGCAAGCAGATCGAGCGCCGTCAGAAGAGTCTGTTCCCGGTGCAACCGAAGCCGCCGCAAGGCTTCAAGGACTATCTGATGAACCGCTGCACGTACGCGCTGGCCGGTAAAACACCGACCGAGCCGAACGTCCAGGTGCCGGCCACACTGCCCGCCTCGCTCAAGGAAATGTTCCAGGCGCAGGAGAAGGAACGGCACAAGCTCCGCATGCAGCACATCGTCGAGAAGGAGAAGCTTGTGCTGGCGGTCGAGCAGGAGATACTGCGCGTGCACGGCCGTGCGGCACGGGCCCTCGCCAACCAATCGCTCCCATTCTCCGTCTGTACGATCCTGAAGGATGAAGAGGTGTACAACATCATAACGCCCGAGCAGGAGGAAAAGGACCGGAACGCCCGCAGCCGGTACAATGGGCGGCTGTTTCTGAGCTGGCTGCAGGATGTGGACGACAAGTGGGAAAAGATCAAGGAAGCGATGCTGTTGCGCCACCACAACGAGGCGGAAAGCTTGCACGCGGTCCAGAAGATGGACTGGGAGTGGAAGATGAAGGAGCATTTGCTGTGCGAGTTTAAGGCGAAACCGATCATCGACGATACGTACGTGCCGATGGTGAACGTGAACGATGACTTCGATCTGCTACCGGCTTAG